Genomic DNA from Planktomarina temperata RCA23:
GCCGCCAAATCCGCAAATTTTCTTTTTTGTTGTTGATTTTTCTCTTTTCGTCCCAATGCTTTCCAGAGAGTTCCGAATTCCTCACGGATTTTTTCGGGCCCCAGATATGAGCAACCGCCTTTCGCAAACAGGTTTTCATTTTCGAGTAGCCTGTTTTGTAGATGCGTGGTTGCGGTTTTATGGGCACCGGCGTGTATTGTTATTTTAATATGTTTATTTTGCATATCATTTACAGCTTTTGTTATTTTGTAAGCCATATTGATATCATTTCATGTGTAAATGAATTGCAACTGTGCGTTGGGAATGTGTTTTGATTATATTTTTTTATCGTATGAGAGATATTAATCTATCTAGGATTGGCGATGACCTACTCTCCCACAGCTTGAGCTGCAGTACCATCGGCGCGACCATGCTTAACTTCCGAGTTCGGGATGGGATCGGGTGTTTCATTGGCGCTATGATCACCAAACCAAGATAGATTATAGATTGCGTTTTGCAATCAAACTGGTTGTTCCAAGTTAAGTTTATTACGCGGCAATAGTGTATGGCTTTTGGATCTGTATTGGCGTGTCTGCCTTCTACTGGATCAAATCAAGCCTATCGGACCATTAGTACCAGTCAGCTGAACGTGTTACCACGCTTACACCTCTGGCCTATCGACGAGGTGGTCTACCTCGGTCCTCAGGGATACCTTGTTTTGAGGGGGGCTTCCCGCTTAGATGCTTTCAGCGGTTATCCTGTCCGATCATAGCTACCCAGCACTGCCGTAGTCGACAACTGGTCCACCAGTGGATCGTTCACCCCGGTCCTCTCGTACTAGGGGCAACTCCTCTCAAGTATCCTACACCCACGGCAGATAGGGACCGAACTGTCTCACGACGTTCTAAACCCAGCTCACGTACCTCTTTAAACGGCGAACAGCCGTACCCTTGGGACCTGCTCCAGCCCCAGGATGAGATGAGCCGACATCGAGGTGCCAAACGGTGCCGTCGATATGGACTCTTGGGCACCATCAGCCTGTTATCCCCGGCGTACCTTTTATCCGTTGAGCGATGGCCCTTCCACTCGGGACCACCGGATCACTATGGCCGTCTTTCGACTCTGCTCGACTTGTCAGTCTCGCAGTCAGGCTGGCTTCTGCCATTGCACTCAACGAGCGATTTCCGACCGCTCTGAGCCAACCTTCGCGCGCCTCCGTTACGCTTTAGGAGGCGACCGCCCCAGTCAAACTACCCACCATACAGGGTCCTGGATCCGGATAACGGACCGCAGTTAGATAACAAGCAAAACAAGGGTGGTATCTCAAAGGAGGCTCCACAAAAACTGGCGTTTCTGCTTCAAAGCCTACCACCTATTCTGCACATGTTGTGCCTGTTATCAGTGTAAAGTTGTAGTAAAGGTGCACGGGGTCTTTCCGTCTAACCGCGGGAAGCCTGCATCTTGACAGGCAATTCAATTTCACTGAGTCTATGTTGGAGACAGCGGGGAAGTCGTTACGCCATTCGTGCAGGTCGGAACTTACCCGACAAGGAATTTCGCTACCTTAGGACCGTTATAGTTACGGCCGCCGTTTACCTGGGCTTCAATTCGGAGCTCTCACCCCTCCTTTTAACCTTCAGGCACCGGGCAGGCGTCAGACCCTATACGTCGTCTTGCGACTTCGCAGAGCCCTGTGTTTTTAGTAAACAGTCGCCACCCCCTGGTTTGTGCCCCCAGCTTCCAGTTGCCTAGAAACCGGGCCTCCTTCTCGCGAACTTACGGAGGTATTTTGCCGAGTTCCTTCAACATAGTTCTCTCAAGCGCCTTGGTATACTCTACCTATCCACCTGTGTCGGTTTAGGGTACGGTCTGATGGAGGGCTATTTCCAGGAACCACTGAACTGCTGGGGCAACTACGCCTGATCCAACAATCTTTGTGATCCGTCACTTCCTCCTGGCCCAGGAATATTAACCTGGTTCCCATCGCCTACGGCTTTCGCCCTCGGCTTAGGGGCCGGCTTACCCTGCTCAGATTAGCTTTAAGCAGGAACCCTTGGATTTTCGGCGAGGGGGTCTCTCACCCCCTTTGTCGTTACTCATGTCATCATTCTCACTAGTGATCTCTCCACCGGATCCCTCACAGGCCGGCTTCACAGAAAGCTCCTTGCGTCCAGTATTTTACGCGCCTCCACACAGGCTCGAAAGCCTGGGCAGTCCGCTATAAAACGAAGGACGCATGGAACTATGTCACACTACGCTCCGCTACCATGCATTAAATGCATCCGAAGTTTCGGCTCATGGCTTGAGCCCCGTTACATCTTCGCCGCAGGACAACTTAATTAGACCAGTGAGCTGTTACGCTATCTTTAAAAGATGGCTGCTTCTAAGCCAACTTCCTGGTTGTTTTGGTCGTCCCACCTGCTTTCCCACTTAGCCATGAATTAGGGGCCTTAACTGTCGGTCAGGGTTGTTTCCCTTTTCACTACGGGCGTTAGCACCCGCAGTGTGTCTGCCATCTATTACTCCCGGGTATTCGGAGTTTGGTTAGGATCAGTAAGCCTGTGGGGCCCCATTACCCATCCAGTGCTCTACCCCCCGGGGTATTCGGATGACGCTCTACCTAAATAGATTTCGCGGAGAACCAGCTATCTCCGAGTTTGATTGGCCTTTCACCCCTAGGCACAACTCATCCCGATCTTTTTCAACAGATGTGGGTTCGGTCCTCCAGTTGGTGTTACCCAACCTTCAACCTGGTCATGCCTAGATCACTCGGTTTCGGGTCTAATGCATCTAACTCAATCGCCCTATTAAGACTCGCTTTCGCTGCGCCTACACCTAACGGCTTAAGCTTGCTAGATACACTAAGTCGATGACCCATTATACAAAAGGTACGCTGTCAGGCCGCAAGGGCCCTCCAACTGATTGTAGGCGTCCGGTTTCAGAAACTGTTTCACTCCCCTCGTCGGGGTGCTTTTCACCTTTCCCTCACGGTACTGGTTCACTATCGGTCAGTAAGGAGTACTTAGCCTTCGGAGGTGGTCCTCCGATCTTCGAACAGGATTTCACGTGTCCCGCCCTACTTAATACGTCCAATCATGCTTCCTATACGGGACTGTCACCCACTTTGGTTGTGCTTTCCAACACATTCTAGTCACACTCATGGCTCGGCTGGTCCCCGTTCGCTCGCCGCTACTAGGGGAGTATCTAATTGATGTCCTTTCCTCCGGGTACTTAGATGTTTCAGTTCCCCGGGTTTGCTTTTATAACCCTATGTATTCAAGTTATAAATACCTGGTTTACCCTATTATTATGCCCCACCGCATGCAACGCTACCCAAGGGCGAACCCTTAAACGGCACTACAATAAGTAGTATTAATAACAAAGTATCAGGTGGGTTGCCCCATTCGGAAATTTATGGATCAAAGCTTATTCTCAGCTCCCCATAACTTATCGCAGAGTATCACGTCCTTCATCGCCTCTTACTGCCAAGGCATTCACCAAACGCCCTTTTCGCGCTTGATTTGATCCAGAAGAAGACAGGCCTTTTGCGTGTCCTGCCAACATCATCCGAAGATGACTAAATTCTGAACCAAAAGTCATACAAAATTATTCCCATGGGCCCCCGCTGGTTCAAAGAGGGGGCAACATGCGTGCCGCCACTGCCCGGATAGAGCAGCGACGATGAGCAAAACCTTGCGGCTTTACTCAGGTATAATTGTACTTAACTTGGAACAAAATTACTTTGTGAACTGTTGCTATATATGACACCCCAATCAAAAGATAAGATTGCTCCTACCCCTCTCACACGATGCCAAACAACATCACGATACACCTTACGCGGTGCATCAGTAATTCTGATGTTTGTATCTCTCTTTACGATGTCAAGTCAGTCCGAAGACTGAACAATGTCCAAGTTGGACAGCAAAACAACAAAAGTTGCTTAACTTTCAAACTTAAATCCTTGGTGGAGCGTATCGGGATCGAACCGATGACCCCCTGCTTGCAAAGCAGGTGCTCTCCCAGCTGAGCTAACGCCCCATTTAAGGGTGTGTAATCTATGGTGGGTCGAGGAGGACTTGAACCTCCGACCTCACGCTTATCAGGCGTGCGCTCTAACCACCTGAGCTACCGACCCAGTGGATCTTGAATAACAAGATCGACAACGCCCGACAGGTGACTTGCAAAGCAAGTCTGCCGAAAGGGCCGGTGGTGGTCCAATCAGGCGGTTTATACAAGCCTAAGGCTCGCAATTCTGAAGAGATATGAGGACGGCTCGGCCCAAGTCCATCAAAAGATGAACTGATGTTTTGATATGCAAAGGACATATCATGCTAAGTGATCTACGAGTAAGACCGAAGTCTTGCTGCTAAGATCATCCTTAGAAAGGAGGTGATCCAGCCGCAGGTTCCCCTACGGCTACCTTGTTACGACTTCACCCCAGTCGCTGATCCTACCGTGGCCGCCTGCCCCCCCGAAGGGTTAGCGCAGCGTCGTCGGGTAGAACCAACTCCCATGGTGTGACGGGCGGTGTGTACAAGGCCCGGGAACGTATTCACCGCGTCATGCTGTTACGCGATTACTAGCGATTCCGACTTCATGGGGTCGAGTTGCAGACCCCAATCCGAACTGAGACAGCTTTTGGGGATTAACCCATTGTCACTGCCATTGTAGCACGTGTGTAGCCCAACCCGTAAGGGCCATGAGGACTTGACGTCATCCACACCTTCCTCCCGCTTATCACGGGCAGTTTCTCTAGAGTGCCCAGCTTAACCTGCTGGCAACTAAAGATGTGGGTTGCGCTCGTTGCCGGACTTAACCGAACATCTCACGACACGAGCTGACGACAGCCATGCAGCACCTGTCACTGCGTCCCCGAAGGGAACGTACCATCTCTGGTAGTAGCACAGGATGTCAAGGGTTGGTAAGGTTCTGCGCGTTGCTTCGAATTAAACCACATGCTCCACCGCTTGTGCGGGCCCCCGTCAATTCCTTTGAGTTTTAATCTTGCGACCGTACTCCCCAGGCGGAATGCTTAATCCGTTAGGTGTGACACCAACAAGTATACTTGCTGACGTCTGGCATTCATCGTTTACGGTGTGGACTACCAGGGTATCTAATCCTGTTTGCTCCCCACACTTTCGCACCTCAGCGTCAGTATCGAGCCAGTAAGCCGCCTTCGCCACTGGTGTTCCTCCGAATATCTACGAATTTCACCTCTACACTCGGAATTCCACTTACCTCTCTCGAACTCAAGACTAGCAGTATTAAAGGCAGTTCCAGGGTTGAGCCCTGGGATTTCACCTCTAACTTACTAATCCGCCTACGTGCGCTTTACGCCCAGTAATTCCGAACAACGCTAACCCCCTCCGTATTACCGCGGCTGCTGGCACGGAGTTAGCCGGGGTTTCTTTACCAGATACTGTCATTATCATCTCTGGCGAAAGTGCTTTACGACCCTAGGGCCTTCATCACACACGCGGCATGGCTAGATCAGGGTTGCCCCCATTGTCTAAGATTCCCTACTGCTGCCTCCCGTAGGAGTCTGGGCCGTGTCTCAGTCCCAGTGTGGCTGATCATCCTCTCAAACCAGCTATAGATCGTAGGCTTGGTAGGCCATTACCCCACCAACTACCTAATCTAACGCGGGCTAATCCTTCTCCGATAAATCTTTCCCCCAAAGGGCGTATAAGGTATTACTCTCCGTTTCCAGAGGCTATTCCTTAGAGAAGGGCATATTCCCACGCGTTACTCACCCGTCCGCCGCTCACCCCGAAGGGCGCGCTCGACTTGCATGTATTAGGCCTGCCGCCAGCGTTCGTTCTGAGCCAGGATCAAACTCTCAAGTTGAAATACAGTTACCTGTATAACCTTGACGTTCGAACCTCTGCACATCGTCCCGCTGTTCAGGCGGGACATCATTTCTGTTCATTGTGCTTCAGTTTCAAAAGAAACAAAAACCTAACAAACAGTGAAGCTGACCTTACATCATCGGACACCCTCAAAAGAGGTAGCCCTAGTAAGTCGATATGCAGTTGTTTGTTCATCGAATGAACCAAACCGCCCACATATCTCTTCAGATACCAAAATTTCAAATAACGTGACACAAAAAAAGCCAAATTACGCAATAACAATATGCGCAAAATGATCGTTTCTATATCGGTTTTCGTCTTCCGAACCGTAGTCTGATTGACCCGTCTTTCGCCCCGTTGTCGCTCAGCGCCTCCGGTAAAGGTGGGTTTAAGGTTCCCCGCTGAGAGTCGCAAGAGCTATTTTCATCTTTCTTTCATTTTTTTCATTTCCCGCAATTTTGGCGAATTTTTGGGAAACTGCGCAATATTTGAACCGAAAACCAAGGGCCAGCGTAACAATCGATCCGGCCGCATGGCTCAAGGCAACCTTTGGAGGTCGGCGGCGTTCTTTGGAAGCCGAGATCAAGGCGCGCATCGCCGATCTTGCTCCATGAGTCGTGTGATTTCCGCCTTGGGCCGAACAGCGCGGCTAGACTGTCGTGGTCACCGCGATTCCCACCAGGACCAAAACCAACGCACTGCGCGCCACCATAGGCATGATCTTCATCAGCTTAGGATTAGGGGCCTGGCCTTTCTTGGCCATCGCTGCCGGATAGAAATTCATAAAGACCACCACCCCCAGCAAAGCGGTCGCCCCTAGAAGTTTAATATTGAAAGCCAGCCCAAGGTTCATGCCTCCGTAGACACGATAGGCCAAAGCAAACCCCGTTCCCCAGAGCAAGCCCATCGCCACCAAGCCGATCCGCGCCAACTTCCCCATTGTTTTTTGCGTCGCAGCAGAGGGGGCTTCTTTCGCCATTTGATGCTCCTTCATCAAAAGACTATTGGCAACGCCCAGTCCGCCAGCCAAAAATAGCCCTAGAAAGTGAAAGAATTTCAAAACTACAACAAATGTCATATAACCGCCCTACTCATTCAATGATTACCTTTGCGCAGAAAGCCACATTGTCACAGCAAGGTCAAACGGCAGGGCCTTCACAGCCTATACTGCACATGAACACGTCATAGCGCGTGGATTTTCCCAAAATCTGATGCGAGCAGGGTTTGATCCCAGGCATCGGGGCGGCTTTGGCCGGCCATTTCAGCACCACCCGCTGGCGGGCATGCCGCAAGGCCACCTGCATCAACGCTTCACAATCTTCATCGGTGCCGACGATCTCGCGCACTTGGCGCAGCTCACGTTTGACCAAGGCCGAGTTTTTACGCGGCGGATGCATGGGATCAATCAATATCGCCTCTGCGTCCAGATCTGGCAAAAGCACTTTCGCATCCCCGTGCAAAAGAGTCATCCGCGAAAGAATTTCGCCAAAGACACCCCCCTCCTGCCGCGCCCGCGCCATGCCGTCTTGCAGCAAGCCATGCATGACATCAGAGCGTTCAATCATCGTCACCTCCGCCCCCAGCGAGGCCAGGAGAAATGAATCGCGGCCCAGGCCCGCTGTGGCATCGACAATTTTTGGCGTTTTGCCAGCGCGCAGGCCCATGGCCTTGGCCAAATCCTGGCCGCGCCCACCACCAAAGCGCAGCCGGTGCGCCACAGCGCCGGTCACAAAGTCGACCCGCAATGCGCCCTCTGCTGGTGTCACGATAAAATATTTGGCGACAGGTAGATCAATTTGGGGCGATCCGCTTTGAAGGCCGCCGTCACCGCCTCTTGCATCTGCGCTAATGTCTCTGGTGCAGATGCATCCGCCCCGTAGGCCCGCGCCAGTTCCAGAAAATTTGGATTTTTCGCAATGACCGCATTGGGGGCGATCTGGGCGCTGCGCATACTGTCTTCAATTTCCTTCAACTTGCCATTGTCCCATAGGATAATTGGTAAAGCCTGGCCAAGCTCAACGGCCGTGCCGAGCTCTTGCACAGAATACTGAAACCCATAATCCCCCGCAATCGCCAGCGTCG
This window encodes:
- a CDS encoding class I SAM-dependent methyltransferase; the encoded protein is MTPAEGALRVDFVTGAVAHRLRFGGGRGQDLAKAMGLRAGKTPKIVDATAGLGRDSFLLASLGAEVTMIERSDVMHGLLQDGMARARQEGGVFGEILSRMTLLHGDAKVLLPDLDAEAILIDPMHPPRKNSALVKRELRQVREIVGTDEDCEALMQVALRHARQRVVLKWPAKAAPMPGIKPCSHQILGKSTRYDVFMCSIGCEGPAV